The DNA sequence AGGACGGCGAAGTTCTCGGGGCGGACCGGCATCCGCTCGTAGTAGCGGCGCCGGTTGGCGGTCGTCCTCGTGTACGCCACGTCGGTCAACGGCTCGGCGTATTCGAGCAGTTCGGCGATGACGGGGTGCCGAAGCTCCTCGCGGGCGTAGCGCTCGAACTCCGCGGCCGCGGTGGGAGGTTCGGCGCCACGCGAGCCGAAGAGCGTGACGATCCACTGGCCGTCCTCGATGGGCAGCAGCACCCCACCGGACCCCGGTTTCCCGGCCCGCGGATCCGGCTGGACGTTGACCACGGGGAACCCCTCGCGCGCGGCCTCCGGCGCCCGGAACACCCGACTCGCGTACGCCACGCCGGAGTTGACCTCACGCTGCTCGACGGCCGGCAACCCAAGATCCGTCAGCCACCCCGCCGCCCGCGAACCGCGTCCCGTGGCGTCAAGGACGAGGTCCGCCGACAAGGTCCGCTCGGCAAGGTCCCGTGGCCGGATCCGTACGCCCGTCACCGCCGCGCCCGTGCCCACCGGCCCGAGCACCTCGCCCTGCACCACCTCGACGCGTCCGTCGGCGAGGACGGCCGCCCGTACCGTCGCGTCCAGCAGATCCCGGCTGCACAGCAGCATGTGGTGCGACTCGGCCCACCGCCGGTACCAGCCGTACGGCGACAGCGCCACCATGTCCGTCGTCACCGGCAGCCGGTGTGCCCCCGCGTCCCGCAGCCGTCCGACGACGCCCGGCAGCAGCTCTTCCAGGGCGTGTGCCCCGCCCGACCACAGCTGGTGGACGTGCCTGGCCTGGGGCAGGCCCCTGCGCGGCTCGGGGCCGGGCGGCAGCACGTCGCGTTCGACGACGGTGACGTGGTCGACGACGTCGGCGAGCGCGCGGGCGGCGAGCATGCCGGAGAGGGAGCCGCCCAGGACGACGGCGGTGGTGGTGCGTTCAGTCATGTACGGGCACGTTCCCTGCTGGGGCGGCCGTACGGGCACGGACCGCTTCGATCTCGTCGGGGTGGCGGAGGGCTCGGGAGACGGCACCGATCTCCTGGAGGAGGTCCGTGGTGTCGGGGCCGCCGGTGCCGTCGCCGTCCGGCGCCCGGCTCCTGCGCCGCACGGCGTCCTGGATGGTGACGGCGGCGGCCAGCGCCTTCGCCCGGCCCGGCCGGTGGCCGAGGGCGAGCGCGGCGTCGTACGACCGCCCGCGCAGGTCCTCGTCGATGTGCCGGGCCAGCGGCAGCAGTACGTCGCGGATGAACGTCTCACGGCGGATCAGCCGCAGCTCCGGGCTGGCGCGCAGGACGAACCGCACGCCGGAGCCGTTGACGGACTTCATCAGCAGGTACAGGGGCCGCAGTTCGTGGTGAGCGAGGCGGACCTGCCAGCGGTCGTGCAGGTACTGGCCGGCGTGCGGGAGGATGAAGCCCACCGCGATCAGGATGGCGGACAGCGCGGCGACAGGCGGCGCGAGGTCGGTGCTGAGCCAGTCCAGGTCGTGGCCCGTCCAGCGGGCGGCGACCGCGGTCAGCTTGGCGGCGTCGAAGATGAGGTTGAGGCCGTAGCCGATGCCCAGGAACACCAGCCCCCAGCGCAGCCAGGCGTCGAGGCCCTCGGTGCGCACCCAGTTCCAGATCAGCCGGGACGTGATGAGGACGGCGGTGCAGTGCGCGAGGAGGTAGAGCAGGGTCTCCTCGCGCATGAACGGCGTGTTGGCGTAGTACGTGTCCAGGTCCTGCACCCGCTCCACCGGTGCGTCCGCGAGGGCGAACAGCACCCACAGCGTGACGATCACGCCCGAGTACGCGCAGATCACGAGGCGCATGGCCCGGCGGGCCTCGGCGCTGCGGTCGGACAGGCCGTTGCGCCAGGCGATGATCAGCAGCAGGCACGAGCCGCAGAACGCGGTGAGCAGGGAGTAGACCAGGGGTGCCGCGATGTTCGGTACGCCGGTCACGCGGTTGACCCACGCGATCGTCGCCGGGGCCGCGAAGACGAACACGGCACAGGCGAGCAGCAGTAGCCCGCCGACGGCGCGCAGCAGCGGGTCGCGCCAGAGCCGGATGATCGTGGGCAGCTTGATCGCCAGGGCGGCGGTCAGTACGACGGTCGGGATCCAGAACGAGATGTACATCTCGCCGAGGAGGCCGGAAGGGTCGGGCGCCAGCGAGGTGTTCACCGGGCGGCCCTCCCGTTCCCGCGATACCCCAGGGAACGCTGCACAGGCCCGAGCGGCGCGTCCGCGCCCGGCCCCGACAGCAGCGGCCGGAACGCCGCCGCCAGCCGGTGCCCGAAGTCGTCCGCCTCGGCCTCGTCCCGCTCCCGGGAGCCGTTGCGGGCGGCGACCGCGAGGGCGATGCCCTTCCAGCCGGGGGTCCCGGCGAGCGCGTGTGCGGCGGCCGTGCCGTCGGTGTGGTGGTGGCCGTGGCCGGCGTGCATGTGCCACAACTCATGGCCGAGGATGACCAGTTGCTGCATCGCCTCGGCGCGCTCCTCGACGATGACCAGGTCGAAGTCCTGGAACTCCACCCACAGCCCGGTGACCTCGATCTCGTCGGGGAACCGCTCGAACCGCAGCTCGACGGGCCGTCCGCCGCGCCGCGCACTCATCTCCGCGCACAGCGCGTGGCACAACTCGCGTACGTCGGCCGGGGGATGGGGTCCGGCACGCAGGGCGGCGCTCAGCTCGGAGGCCAGCTCACGCATCCCGGAACCGGAACGGGAGCGCCGCAGCCGCAGCACCGCAGCGACCCGGGCCGCCCTCGTGCGCGCGCCCGCGATGTCCATCGCACCCCCAGTTCCTCCGCCCGTCGGCGGGCCGTTCGAGCCTACGCGTCCCAAAGTGCCCGCGTCATGTGGTCCGGCGACCGTGGTTAAACGGAGAACGACCGCGGGTGAGCCGGGGATGACCGCGGGTGAGCCGGGGATGACCGCCGCCGCCCGGAATTCGTGCACAAACCATTGACTGGTAAGCGCTTGCAGCCTACGGTCCGTTCGAAGTTACGGGCGTATGTCGGTATCTCGAACAGATAGGGCAGGGAATGGGACGACCTGACCTCAATCGCAGGCAACTTCTGGCCACCGCGGGCGGATTGGCGGTGGCCGGCAGCTTCGGGTTCGCGGCACTCGGGACGGGGGCCGACGCGCTTGCGTCCAGTGCTCGTACCCGGGTGCGGTACTGGAACCTCTTCCAAGGTGGCGACGGCACCAACCAGGTCGCGATGGTGGACGCCTTCCGCAAGGCGAACCCGGACGTCGCCGTCAAGGATTCCACCCTCACCTGGGGCGGGCCCTACTACACCAAGCTCGCCATGGCCGCCGCGGGCAACCGCGCGCCGGACCTCGCGGTCATGCACCAGGGCCGTATCCCCGGCTTCGCGCCGGGCCGCCTGCTCGACCCCTGGGACGTGGACCTGCTCGCCGAGTACGGCGTACGGGAGGCCGACTTCAACCCCGTGCTGTGGCGCCGCGGCATCGTCGACGGCGAGTTGTACGCCCTGCCCCTCGACATCCACGTCCAGCTGAACTTCTACCGCAAGGACGTGTGCGAGAAGGCCGGCCTGCTGGACTCCGACGGGCGGCTGCCCGCCGCCGGCGACCCCGACGAGTGGTTCGAGATTCTCAAGGCGGCCAAGGGACAGCTGAAGAAGGGGCAGCAGACCCTCGGGCTGCACGCCAACGACCAGAATTTCGCCTGGTGGTTCTTCGTCTCCTTCTACCAGCAGCTCGGCGGCACCTACTTCGACGAGGACCAGACCCAGGTCACCTTCGACACCGACAAGGCCACCCAGGTCCTGGAGTTCCTCCGCCGGAACGTCACCGAGGGCTACGTCACCGTCGGCGAGGCGGACGGCGAGGCCTTCATCGCCGGATCACCCTTCACCTGGGAGGGCAACTGGTCGGTGCCGTACTTCAACGGCGAGAAGATCGAGTACGGCGCCCAGCCGCTGCCCCCGGTCTTCGGCACCGCGGCCACCCACGTCGAGTCGCACGCCTTCGTCCTGCCCCACCAGGCCGACCGCGGCGGCGCCCCGAACGAGGGCGCCTACGAACTCGCCGCCTACATGGTCTCCCACGCCACCACCTGGGCCAACGGCGGCCACGTACCCGCCTATCTGCCCACCTTCAAGGACCCCGGCTACCTCGAACTCACCCCGCAGAACGAGTACTCCGGGCCCGCCATGGAGCACCCGGCCACCGAACCCCACATCTGGTTCGCGGGCTCCACCGGCATCCTCGCCACCCGCCTCGGCCCGGTCATCGCCTCGTCCACCCTGGGCTCGGCGAAGCCCGACGCGGCGGCCCGCCGGCTGAAGTCCCTCCTGCATCAACTGCTCGCGGCCAAGAACCCCATGACCGGCCTGACGGCAGCCCGGGAACTGAAGGGAGCGGGCGCATGAGCAGTACGACCACGACCGTCGCCCACGGAGTGCTGCGCCCGCGCGCGACCACCGCCACCGACTCCGCCCGACTGCGCTGGGGCAACCGTTTCCAGCACGGCGGCTGGTTCGTCGCCCCGTTCTTCGTCCTGTACGGCCTCTTCGTCGTCCTGCCGGTCGTCCGCGGCCTCTACCTCAGCTTCACCGACGCCAACATCTCCGGCGACCACACGACCTTCGTCGGCCTCGACAACTACCGCGAGGCGCTCAAGGACGACCTGGTCTGGGACTCCCTCACACACAGCGTGCAGTTCACCCTGTACGTCGTCCCGGCCATCGTCGTCGTCGCCCTGCTGATGGCGCTCGTCGCCCACCACACCGTGCACTTCAAGTGGCTGTGGCGGCTCTGCTTCTTCGCCCCCTTCCTGCTGCCGTCCGCGGTCATCGGCAACCTGTGGTGGTGGCTCTTCCAGCCCACCAACGGCATGGTCAACCACGTCCTCGGCCTGGACACCCCCTGGCTCACCCAGAAGTCCACGGCCCTGCTCGCCGTCGTCGTCGCCACCCTGTGGTGGACGGTCGGCTTCAGCTTCCTGCTCTACCTGGCCGCCCTGCAGAACATCCCCCAACACCTTTACGAAGCGGCTGAGTTGGACGGGGCCAACGCCTTCCAGCGGCTGCTCCACATCACCGTGCCGAACCTGCGCAACATCACCGGCCTGGTGATCGCGCTCCAGATCCTCGCCTCGCTCCAGGTCTTCGACCAGGCCGTGGTCATGTACCAGTTCGGGCCGGGCCCGGAGGAATCGACGCGCACCTTCGTCCAGTACACCCTCGAACAGGGCTTCACCAGCTACCGCGTGGGCTATGCCTCCGCGATCTCCTTCATCCTGTTCCTGATCATCGCGGTCGTCGCCCTCGGACGGATGTGGCTGCTGCGCAACCGCGAGGAGAGCGCCCGATGACGACCCCGACGACTCCCGTGCCGCGCAGGCCCCGCAGCACCTGGACCCCCGGCCAGATCGCCCTGACCCTGGTCGCCGCGGCCCTCTCGGCAGTCTGGGTGGCCCCCCTGCTCTGGGCCCTGTCCACCTCCCTCAAGACCCCGACCGAGTCGGTGGCCGCCCCGCACTGGATCCCCGACGACTTCACACTGGACTCCTGGCAGGCGGTCCTGGAGGCCGGCAACATCCCCAACTGGTTCGTGAACTCCGTCGTGGTGTCCGTCTGCGTCACCTTCATCGTGCTGCTGGTGTCGTCGCTCGCCGGATACGGCTTCGCCCGTACGGAGTTCCGCGGCAAGTCGGCCCTGATGGCGGTCACGATGGCGGGCCTGATGTTCTCCCCGGCCGTCCTCGGCGTCCCGCTGTTCACCACCGTGCAGTCGCTCGGCATGGTGGACACCTACTGGGGCATGATCCTGCCGCAGTGCGCGCCCGCGGCGATGGTCTACATCCTCTACAAGTTCTTCCAGTCGCTGCCCCGCGAACTGGAGGAGGCGGCCTTCATCGACGGCGCGGGCCGCTGGCGGATCTTCTTCACGATCGTCCTGCCCCTGTCGAAGCCGTCCCTCTCGGCGGTGGGGATCTTCACCTTCATCGCCTCCTGGAACAACTTCATCTGGCCGTACATGGTGACCAACAACCCCGACCTGATGACCATGCCGAACGGCATCGCCACCGTGCAGAACGCCT is a window from the Streptomyces sp. NBC_00299 genome containing:
- a CDS encoding FAD-dependent oxidoreductase, with the translated sequence MTERTTTAVVLGGSLSGMLAARALADVVDHVTVVERDVLPPGPEPRRGLPQARHVHQLWSGGAHALEELLPGVVGRLRDAGAHRLPVTTDMVALSPYGWYRRWAESHHMLLCSRDLLDATVRAAVLADGRVEVVQGEVLGPVGTGAAVTGVRIRPRDLAERTLSADLVLDATGRGSRAAGWLTDLGLPAVEQREVNSGVAYASRVFRAPEAAREGFPVVNVQPDPRAGKPGSGGVLLPIEDGQWIVTLFGSRGAEPPTAAAEFERYAREELRHPVIAELLEYAEPLTDVAYTRTTANRRRYYERMPVRPENFAVLGDALCALNPIYGHGMSVAAQGAVALRDTVRRHGWGSPGLARRIQRAVARPASAAWDLALGMDVFYPGATENGPTRRDRLVAAYVGRLLHTATGNGRIARRVTDVTSLERGAEVLLSPSVLLAAAIGPLKPALNGPPLTAEERKAAGLG
- a CDS encoding carbohydrate ABC transporter permease, with amino-acid sequence MTTPTTPVPRRPRSTWTPGQIALTLVAAALSAVWVAPLLWALSTSLKTPTESVAAPHWIPDDFTLDSWQAVLEAGNIPNWFVNSVVVSVCVTFIVLLVSSLAGYGFARTEFRGKSALMAVTMAGLMFSPAVLGVPLFTTVQSLGMVDTYWGMILPQCAPAAMVYILYKFFQSLPRELEEAAFIDGAGRWRIFFTIVLPLSKPSLSAVGIFTFIASWNNFIWPYMVTNNPDLMTMPNGIATVQNAFGIVWPQLMAGGIIAGLPLIAAFVLFQSQIVRGVAHTGLAGQ
- a CDS encoding extracellular solute-binding protein, with the translated sequence MGRPDLNRRQLLATAGGLAVAGSFGFAALGTGADALASSARTRVRYWNLFQGGDGTNQVAMVDAFRKANPDVAVKDSTLTWGGPYYTKLAMAAAGNRAPDLAVMHQGRIPGFAPGRLLDPWDVDLLAEYGVREADFNPVLWRRGIVDGELYALPLDIHVQLNFYRKDVCEKAGLLDSDGRLPAAGDPDEWFEILKAAKGQLKKGQQTLGLHANDQNFAWWFFVSFYQQLGGTYFDEDQTQVTFDTDKATQVLEFLRRNVTEGYVTVGEADGEAFIAGSPFTWEGNWSVPYFNGEKIEYGAQPLPPVFGTAATHVESHAFVLPHQADRGGAPNEGAYELAAYMVSHATTWANGGHVPAYLPTFKDPGYLELTPQNEYSGPAMEHPATEPHIWFAGSTGILATRLGPVIASSTLGSAKPDAAARRLKSLLHQLLAAKNPMTGLTAARELKGAGA
- a CDS encoding MAB_1171c family putative transporter, translating into MYISFWIPTVVLTAALAIKLPTIIRLWRDPLLRAVGGLLLLACAVFVFAAPATIAWVNRVTGVPNIAAPLVYSLLTAFCGSCLLLIIAWRNGLSDRSAEARRAMRLVICAYSGVIVTLWVLFALADAPVERVQDLDTYYANTPFMREETLLYLLAHCTAVLITSRLIWNWVRTEGLDAWLRWGLVFLGIGYGLNLIFDAAKLTAVAARWTGHDLDWLSTDLAPPVAALSAILIAVGFILPHAGQYLHDRWQVRLAHHELRPLYLLMKSVNGSGVRFVLRASPELRLIRRETFIRDVLLPLARHIDEDLRGRSYDAALALGHRPGRAKALAAAVTIQDAVRRRSRAPDGDGTGGPDTTDLLQEIGAVSRALRHPDEIEAVRARTAAPAGNVPVHD
- a CDS encoding toxin-antitoxin system, toxin component family protein; this translates as MDIAGARTRAARVAAVLRLRRSRSGSGMRELASELSAALRAGPHPPADVRELCHALCAEMSARRGGRPVELRFERFPDEIEVTGLWVEFQDFDLVIVEERAEAMQQLVILGHELWHMHAGHGHHHTDGTAAAHALAGTPGWKGIALAVAARNGSRERDEAEADDFGHRLAAAFRPLLSGPGADAPLGPVQRSLGYRGNGRAAR
- a CDS encoding carbohydrate ABC transporter permease gives rise to the protein MSSTTTTVAHGVLRPRATTATDSARLRWGNRFQHGGWFVAPFFVLYGLFVVLPVVRGLYLSFTDANISGDHTTFVGLDNYREALKDDLVWDSLTHSVQFTLYVVPAIVVVALLMALVAHHTVHFKWLWRLCFFAPFLLPSAVIGNLWWWLFQPTNGMVNHVLGLDTPWLTQKSTALLAVVVATLWWTVGFSFLLYLAALQNIPQHLYEAAELDGANAFQRLLHITVPNLRNITGLVIALQILASLQVFDQAVVMYQFGPGPEESTRTFVQYTLEQGFTSYRVGYASAISFILFLIIAVVALGRMWLLRNREESAR